A single Vicinamibacteria bacterium DNA region contains:
- a CDS encoding GNAT family N-acetyltransferase, translating to MRPDPACASAVAALEEDPFYRSICAGYVQDARRRRAVLAQYFAYSIQEGKDLGRCVHLADQGRGVAVWLLPQTPDVRSRAAERKREFLETTLGAQGCANYYRIVAFMSAKAARVVGDDAWYLSIVAVDPAAQGQGLGRNLLEPTIAEADRVSVTCYLETFSPRNPSFYERLGFATAARFGEPTTGADYAVMVRQPRAPGGPRGR from the coding sequence GTGAGACCTGATCCCGCTTGTGCAAGTGCGGTCGCTGCGCTCGAGGAGGACCCGTTCTACCGCTCGATCTGTGCCGGGTATGTGCAGGACGCCCGTCGCCGCCGCGCGGTCTTGGCGCAGTACTTCGCCTACTCGATCCAAGAGGGCAAAGACCTCGGGCGCTGTGTTCATCTCGCCGACCAAGGGCGTGGCGTTGCCGTATGGCTGCTGCCGCAGACTCCAGACGTTCGATCGCGTGCGGCGGAGAGGAAGCGCGAGTTCTTGGAGACGACCCTCGGCGCGCAGGGCTGCGCCAACTACTATCGCATCGTCGCCTTCATGAGCGCCAAGGCCGCGAGGGTCGTGGGAGATGATGCGTGGTATCTCTCGATCGTCGCTGTCGATCCTGCCGCTCAAGGGCAGGGGCTCGGCCGGAACCTGTTGGAACCGACCATTGCCGAGGCCGATCGCGTCTCTGTCACCTGCTACCTAGAGACGTTCAGTCCCCGAAACCCCTCCTTCTACGAGCGCCTGGGCTTTGCGACGGCGGCGCGATTTGGGGAACCGACCACGGGCGCGGACTACGCGGTGATGGTCCGCCAACCCCGCGCGCCAGGGGGACCCCGCGGGCGTTAG